In Piliocolobus tephrosceles isolate RC106 chromosome 12, ASM277652v3, whole genome shotgun sequence, one DNA window encodes the following:
- the LOC111536489 gene encoding 60S ribosomal protein L29-like: protein MAKSKNHTTHNQSRKWHRNGIKKPRSQRYESLKGVDPKFLRNMRFAKKHNKKGLKKMQANNAKAMSARAKAVKALVKPKEVKPKIPKGVSRKLDRLAYIAHPKLGKRARARIAKGLRLCRPKAKAKDQTKAQAAAPASIPAQAPKGAQATTKATE, encoded by the coding sequence ATGGCCAAGTCCAAgaaccacaccacacacaaccaGTCCCGAAAATGGCACAGAAATGGTATCAAGAAACCCCGATCACAAAGATACGAATCTCTTAAGGGGGTGGACCCCAAGTTCCTGAGGAACATGCGCTTTGCCAAGAAGCACAACAAGAAGGGCCTAAAGAAGATGCAGGCCAACAATGCCAAGGCCATGAGTGCACGTGCCAAGGCTGTCAAGGCCCTCGTAAAGCCCAAGGAGGTTAAGCCCAAGATCCCAAAGGGTGTCAGCCGCAAGCTTGATCGACTTGCCTACATTGCCCACCCCAAGCTTGGGAAGCGTGCTCGTGCTCGCATTGCCAAGGGGCTCCGGCTGTGCCGGCCAAAGGCCAAGGCCAAGGATCAAACCAAGGCTCAGGCTGCAGCTCCAGCTTCAATTCCAGCTCAGGCTCCCAAAGGTGCCCAGGCCACTACAAAGGCTACAGAGTAG